A stretch of the Chanos chanos chromosome 1, fChaCha1.1, whole genome shotgun sequence genome encodes the following:
- the LOC115824135 gene encoding LOW QUALITY PROTEIN: zinc finger MYM-type protein 4 (The sequence of the model RefSeq protein was modified relative to this genomic sequence to represent the inferred CDS: substituted 1 base at 1 genomic stop codon) produces the protein GEVPHSPLLKIKDEPIDEGYDSALIPQSGIGRVKEELENELKISSVFSVRGNHSESHPASQASSFSDEGQSAQSAIVTHSVQSQHQSQSLPQAQSQPPIQNLPPPLPPAPPPPPALTVRVSCSGCSKVLQKGQTAFQRKGSNQLFCSTVCLTGFSLPPPVAIAPKKTCHLCLKVISNPKDLIKVPVDFDYTLKEFCSQACLSIFRSKSLSDPPSKDLTPKCSVCKKVGEIQHEVNHQGIIHRLCSDDCFSHFRLSKRLSMSCCEVCSSCSASGNYHLLKIEDSVRKFCSPACITTFKQKSGKKAPCPYCTSFKPVEQMVEGTNSQGVTEFFCSSQCVTNSQASHSLTGASFPCTNCHIKAVPQYHLAMADGSIRNFCSYDCAVKFQEALSRVGSCAQMNGGHTAPGAPPLNDIPGSRGAPHPHRTPPHLPYNLTSPYTPAQNHALITPYVTTSNHNAALTHMSAPGVPGLANMHEQPQQQTNCPPLAQSTVRLTCKQCQQQFSSKPEVFHYKNLLGLFCSRTCCEIFKKSNNITAVCEYCRHEKVIKDIIKFEHQLRPFCCEGCKLLFKHDLTKRDGSHCRICAYCTNMTVKTIQNHFGGKLEEFCTEECMSLYTVLYYEMAKCDGCKRQGALSEALRWGGTVKHFCNLHCMLQFCVLSAPPVQPMSSGPAPPFSAGGNPQAPLSISKDMPSIGGVVSLASTLPGNVSFAGTLPTSNSHSKIIGDASTQTDAMVPPAPQRRMLKNKALMCKPIIQEQSVQCDSETSRIDFHTGEPHPSNTEXLVDENGEKVKYVPVPVPIPMPVYIPLPMHLYTQYTPVPVGLPLPVPVPLMMSASPGPSESQPRVASQASVDAEETEKDKDKSVSHGDQGSTYSGDVESEARSTPQSWMEDTVTVQQSLGAQSEPDASSASAHSSQLHLEADFPRDKEHMMTIRLQECRRGEDSIPPRKKIRRRSAKDASRSAKPPSARSKLSHTYGLNAWVSWVRSSKQNTASQLTQRDCSVDVKEDVLECSSEELRYGLCRFVKEVRRPNGQSYTPDSVFCLCLGIQQHLFDCGRIENIFTDSFYRPFITEITQMLKDWGQSLPPSGLSQSQILEEHLWQCKQLGAYSPMVLLNTLLFFYAKLLKLRTVSQHQRLAFSRITRCCRVTKNGKISYLRIRAAGQSETKPVSERLALPAKRKMEEDEEEDMEMQENTENPLRCPVRLYEFYLSKCSDPMKQTPHLFYLQPEPSCSVNSPVWFSSQPLESDMLDSMLTRLLAVRELHSDSERPHQPVSTDDESSQ, from the exons TCCTCTTTCTCCGACGAGGGCCAGTCCGCTCAGTCCGCTATTGTAACTCATTCAGTCCAATCACAGCATCAGTCTCAATCTCTACCACAAGCCCAGTCTCAGCCTCCAATCCAGAACCTTCCTCCACCacttcctcctgctcctccccctcctcctgctTTGACTGTTCGTGTGTCCTGCTCAGGCTGCTCCAAGGTCCTGCAGAAGGGTCAGACTGCTTTCCAGCGAAAAGGCTCCAACCAGCTCTTCTGTTCCACCGTGTGTCTGACGGGGTTCAGCCTCCCCCCACCTGTTGCCATTGcccccaaaaaaacctgtcaCCTCTGTCTCAA GGTGATTTCAAATCCGAAGGACTTGATCAAAGTGCCAGTGGATTTTGATTACACTCTGAAAGAGTTCTGCAGCCAGGCTTGTCTAAGCATCTTCAGATCCAAGTCTCTGTCAGACCCTCCGTCCAAAGATCTCACACCtaaatgcagtgtgtgcaaGAAGGTCGGCGAG ATTCAGCACGAGGTGAATCATCAAGGCATCATTCACAGGCTGTGCAGCGATGACTGTTTCTCTCACTTCCGCCTCTCCAAAAGGCTTAGCATGAGCTGCTGTGAGGTGTGCAGCAGCTGCAGTGCCTCCGGAAACTACCACTTACTCAAGATCGAGGATTCTGTCCGAAAGTTCTGCAGCCCCGCATGCATCACCACCTTCAAACAG AAAAGCGGGAAGAAGGCTCCCTGCCCCTACTGTACTTCTTTCAAACCAGTGGAGCAGATGGTGGAGGGCACAAACTCACAGGGCGTGACTGAGTTCTTCTGCTCCTCCCAATGTGTGACCAACAGCCAAGCATCACACTCCCTGACAG GTGCCTCATTCCCCTGCACAAACTGTCACATTAAGGCTGTTCCTCAGTACCATTTGGCTATGGCTGACGGATCCATCCGGAACTTTTGCTCCTATGACTGTGCGGTGAAATTCCAG GAGGCGCTAAGCAGGGTTGGATCCTGTGCCCAGATGAATGGTGGCCATACCGCCCCAGGGGCTCCTCCACTGAACGATATCCCTGGCTCCCGTGGAGCGCCACACCCACACCGGACACCACCGCATCTTCCATATAACCTCACTTCGCCCTACACACCAGCTCAGAACCAtgctcttataactccatatGTGACCACCTCAAACCATAATGCTGCTTTAACCCACATGTCCGCTCCTGGTGTCCCAGGGCTGGCAAACATGCACGAGCAACCCcagcaacaaacaaactgtcCCCCTTTGGCCCAAAGCACCGTCAGACTCACCTGTAAACAGTGTCAGCAACAGTTCAGCTCCAAGCCAGAGGTCTTCCACTATAAG aaTCTGCTGGGACTGTTCTGTTCACGAACATgctgtgaaatatttaagaaGAGCAACAACATCACGGCAGTTTGCGAGTACTGCAGACATGAAAAGGTGATCAAAGATATCATCAAATTTGAACATCAGCTACGACCCTTCTGCTGTGAGG GCTGCAAGTTACTTTTCAAGCACGACCTCACAAAACGTGACGGGAGTCATTGTCGGATATGTGCCTACTGCACCAACATGACCGTCAAAACTATTCAGAACCACTTCGGAGGCAAACTGGAGGAGTTCTGCACAGAGGAGTGCATGTCCCTGTATACGGTGCTTTATTACGAG ATGGCGAAATGCGATGGCTGTAAACGACAGGGGGCGCTGTCTGAGGCCCTGAGGTGGGGAGGAACAGTGAAACACTTCTGTAACCTGCATTGCATGCTTCAGTTCTGCGTGCTGAGCGCTCCACCCGTTCAGCCAATGAGCTCCGGCCCGGCCCCTCCCTTCTCAG CAGGTGGCAATCCTCAGGCTCCACTATCCATCTCTAAGGACATGCCCAGTATTGGTGGAGTAGTCTCTCTCGCCTCCACCCTTCCAGG CAATGTTTCTTTTGCAGGAACTCTTCCTACCTCAAATAGCCATTCAAAAATTATTGGAGAT gcaagcacacagacagatgccATGGTTCCTCCTGCTCCCCAGAGGAGAATGCTGAAGAACAAGGCTCTGATGTGCAAACCCATCATTCAAGAACAGTCTGTCCAGTGTGACTCTGAGACATCTAGAATAGACTTCCACACGGGTGAGCCACATCCTTCAAATACGGAATGAC taGTGGATGAAAACGGAGAGAAGGTGAAATACGTACCTGTACCAGTGCCAATTCCTATGCCAGTCTACATTCCATTGCCCATGCATCTGTATACCCAGTATACTCCAGTGCCCGTTGGACTCCCACTGCCC GTGCCTGTACCTTTGATGATGTCTGCCTCACCAGGCCCCTCAGAGTCCCAGCCCAGGGTTGCCTCTCAGGCCTCTGTGGATGCTGAGGAGacggagaaagacaaagacaagtcTGTGTCCCACGGAG ACCAGGGGAGTAcatacagtggtgatgtggaGTCTGAGGCCAGGTCAACTCCTCAGAGCTGGATGGAGGACACGGTCACTGTCCAGCAGTCACTCGGAGCCCAGTCTGAACCTGACGCCTCCAGTGCTTCAGCACATTCCAGTCAGCTCCACCTGGAGGCTGACTTTCCTCGTG ATAAGGAGCACATGATGACAATCAGACTTCAAGAATGCAGGAGAGGCGAAGACAGCATCCCTCCCAGGAAAAag ATTCGAAGGCGTTCAGCAAAAGATGCGTCACGCAGCGCGAAGCCCCCCTCTGCTCGCTCCAAGCTAAGCCACACGTACGGACTGAATGCCTGGGTTAGCTGGGTGCGGAGCAGTAAACAGAACACTGCCAGTCAGCTGACCCAACGCGACT gTTCTGTGGATGTGAAAGAAGACGTGTTGGAGTGCAGCTCAGAAGAACTCCGTTATGGTCTCTGCCGCTTTGTCAAGGAGGTACGCCGGCCAAACGGACAGTCTTACACCCCCGACAGCGTCTTCTGTCTCTGCCTTGGCATTCAACAG catcTTTTTGATTGTGGGAGGATTGAAAATATCTTCACAGACTCGTTCTACAGGCCGTTCATTACGGAGATCACCCAAATGCTTAAAGATTGGGGACAGTCCTTACCCCCGAGCG GGCTCTCACAGTCGCAAATTCTGGAGGAGCATTTGTGGCAGTGTAAACAGTTAGGTGCCTATTCGCCCATGGTGCTGCTAAACACGCTGCTTTTCTTCTATGCTAAGCTGCTCAAACTAAGAACCGTGAGTCAGCACCAGCGCCTAGCCTTCTCCAGAATCACCCGCTGCTGCAGGGTCACCAAGAATGGGAAGATCTCTTACCTCCGGATCAGGGCAGCGGGCCAATCAGAAACCAAGCCTGTGAGCG AGAGGCTAGCATTACCTGCTAAAAGAAAGAtggaagaagatgaggaagaggatatGGAGATGCAGGAGAACACTGAGAATCCTTTACGCTGTCCTGTCAGACTCTACGAATTCTACCTCTCAAAATG CTCAGATCCTATGAAGCAGACCCCGCACCTGTTCTACCTACAGCCAGAGCCGTCGTGTTCTGTCAACAGCCCTGTGTGGTTCTCTAGCCAGCCACTAGAGAGCGACATGCTGGACAGCATGCTCACGCGCCTCCTCGCAGTGCGAGAGCTCCATTCGGACTCAGAGCGGCCGCACCAACCGGTCTCCACGGACGACGAGAGCTCTCAGTAA
- the gjb9a gene encoding gap junction protein beta 9a, whose product MNWSALQSLLSGVNRYSTVFGRVWLSMVFVFRVLVFVVAAQRVWGDDSKDFVCNTRQPGCTNVCYDHLFPISHIRLWALQLIFVTCPSLLVVAHVKYREEKDRKYSTLHEGHHLYANPGKKRGGLWWTYLISLFFKAGIDAAFLYILYHIYEGYDLPRLSKCSLEPCPNTVDCFISRPTEKRIFTIFMVVSSAVCIFMCICEMFYLVGKRFHKMIKIRQENERLLFAETHDITNMALPRTHYKRIDPTLTSNQNLSNLKTEESVAAK is encoded by the coding sequence ATGAACTGGTCAGCGCTGCAGAGCCTCCTCAGTGGGGTGAATAGGTACTCCACCGTGTTCGGCCGCGTGTGGCTTTCCATGGTGTTTGTGTTCCGAGTGCTAGTGTTTGTGGTAGCAGCACAGCGGGTTTGGGGAGACGACAGCAAAGACTTTGTCTGCAACACCAGACAGCCAGGCTGTACCAACGTCTGCTATGACCACCTCTTCCCCATCTCTCATATCCGTCTGTGGGCCTTGCAACTCATTTTTGTCACCTGTCCATCTCTCCTGGTGGTGGCTCATGTGAAGTACCGTGAAGAAAAGGACAGGAAGTATTCCACCCTACACGAGGGCCATCACCTTTATGCAAATCCAGGGAAAAAACGTGGTGGACTGTGGTGGACTTACCTCATCAGCTTATTCTTTAAGGCGGGAATCGATGCAGCCTTTCTCTATATCCTTTACCACATTTATGAGGGCTACGATTTACCCCGCCTTTCCAAGTGCTCCCTGGAGCCGTGTCCCAACACGGTGGACTGTTTCATCTCACGCCCCACCGAAAAGAGGATATTCACCATTTTCATGGTGGTCTCCTCAGCGGTCTGTATTTTCATGTGCATCTGTGAGATGTTCTACCTGGTAGGAAAGCGTTTCCACAAGATGATCAAAATCCGCCAGGAAAACGAGAGGCTGCTCTTTGCTGAGACGCACGATATCACCAATATGGCTCTTCCCAGAACACACTACAAAAGAATAGACCCCACTCTAACCAGCAACCAAAACCTGAGTAACCTAAAAACAGAGGAGTCTGTCGCAGCCAAATGA